Proteins from a genomic interval of Clostridium sp. 'deep sea':
- a CDS encoding aminotransferase class I/II-fold pyridoxal phosphate-dependent enzyme, with translation MQTPICDALALYKAKYKYRYHTPGHAGGYITPQALTKWTKDLWSYDATEVNGLDNLLNEAGVIQESQSLTAKLYSVAHTLYLTQGSTAGIQIAIMACVKPGEKVLVQRNSHLSVWNSLILSGANPVWLTNTYNIWGIPEPVACCEIEAKLKKHPDTVAVIIQNPTYEGLAGELRKIVDCVHKYNIPLIVDEAHGAHWHFSKHLPLSAVDAGADLIIQSAHKTLPVITGGAYLHQQGKLVSVEKLKRFRRIVHSSSPSYLILASLDAVQQFLYNNAIREYNNLYSLLNQFYNNIKDLKAVRFLQLATKNLDFTKINCNIYSNSTTNFVNTLKKYGIMFEKSNGNNFLFLATLGTTENSLKALFNGLLAYSKQQNEVSIINDDSAVLQLPQNGENIYKPREILYMNKELVLVSESHSLVAAEPVLKYPPGVPIVLPGEKLTSEIIEYLLQEYHGSNFVGLVLIDNKLYIKIVK, from the coding sequence ATGCAAACTCCAATATGTGATGCTTTGGCTTTATATAAAGCTAAATATAAATATCGTTACCATACTCCCGGGCATGCAGGAGGTTATATAACCCCTCAAGCATTAACAAAGTGGACAAAAGATTTATGGAGTTATGATGCTACTGAAGTGAATGGTTTAGATAATCTACTAAACGAAGCAGGTGTCATTCAAGAATCTCAATCTTTGACCGCAAAGTTGTATTCTGTAGCTCATACTCTCTATTTAACCCAGGGTTCAACAGCAGGTATTCAAATTGCGATTATGGCTTGTGTAAAGCCTGGTGAGAAGGTTTTAGTACAAAGAAATTCTCATTTATCGGTATGGAATTCTTTAATTTTAAGTGGAGCTAACCCTGTTTGGCTAACTAATACATATAATATATGGGGTATACCAGAGCCCGTAGCATGTTGTGAAATAGAAGCTAAATTAAAGAAACATCCAGATACAGTAGCTGTGATAATTCAAAATCCAACCTATGAAGGTTTAGCTGGTGAACTAAGGAAGATTGTTGACTGTGTACACAAGTATAATATTCCGCTAATTGTAGATGAGGCTCATGGAGCTCACTGGCATTTTAGTAAGCACTTACCCCTTTCAGCTGTTGATGCTGGCGCAGACCTAATTATTCAGTCTGCACATAAAACCTTACCCGTTATCACTGGGGGAGCTTATCTTCATCAGCAGGGTAAGTTAGTGAGTGTTGAAAAGCTAAAGCGCTTTAGAAGAATAGTTCACTCTAGTAGTCCATCATATTTAATTTTGGCTTCTCTTGATGCAGTTCAGCAGTTTCTATACAATAATGCAATAAGAGAGTATAATAATTTATATAGTCTTTTAAACCAGTTTTATAATAATATAAAGGATTTAAAAGCAGTAAGGTTTTTACAGCTAGCTACTAAAAACCTTGATTTTACAAAGATAAATTGTAATATTTACTCTAATAGTACTACTAATTTTGTAAATACGTTAAAAAAATATGGTATAATGTTTGAAAAAAGTAACGGAAATAATTTTTTATTTTTAGCTACACTAGGAACAACAGAAAACAGTTTAAAGGCGTTATTTAACGGGTTATTAGCATACTCTAAACAGCAAAATGAAGTCAGTATAATTAATGATGATTCAGCTGTGTTACAATTGCCCCAAAATGGGGAAAATATCTATAAACCAAGAGAAATACTTTATATGAATAAAGAGTTAGTCTTAGTGAGTGAGTCACATTCTTTAGTTGCCGCTGAGCCAGTTCTTAAATATCCTCCAGGGGTACCAATAGTTTTACCTGGGGAAAAGTTAACTTCCGAGATAATAGAGTATCTGCTACAAGAGTATCATGGCAGTAATTTTGTTGGACTAGTTTTAATTGATAACAAACTGTATATTAAAATTGTAAAATAG
- a CDS encoding cyclic-di-AMP receptor, which produces MKMIVAVVQDKDSIRLIESLIEQGYRATKLASSGGFLKAGNTTLLIGVEEEKVNTVIDIIKETCHSREQLVTPMSPIGTSGSESFLPYPVEVVVGGATIFVLNVEDFHRA; this is translated from the coding sequence ATGAAAATGATTGTTGCTGTTGTGCAAGACAAAGACAGTATAAGACTCATAGAGAGTCTTATTGAGCAAGGTTATCGAGCAACCAAGCTAGCTAGTAGCGGCGGTTTTTTAAAAGCTGGTAACACTACTCTCTTAATTGGTGTGGAAGAGGAAAAAGTAAACACAGTTATTGATATTATTAAAGAAACCTGTCATTCACGTGAGCAGCTAGTTACACCTATGTCTCCTATAGGTACATCAGGTTCAGAGTCATTTTTACCGTACCCTGTAGAAGTTGTTGTAGGGGGAGCTACAATTTTTGTTTTGAATGTAGAAGACTTCCATAGAGCTTAA
- a CDS encoding ABC transporter ATP-binding protein, with protein sequence MNKSLVMKNVYKAYGEDESRIEILKNVDLSLEPGEFVMMLGPSGTGKSTILHLIAGLTPVDKGSIEVCGTDVEKCNKNQILKLRREKIGFVFQDFRLLQGLTALENVMVPLYSIGKNKTEAHNTATKLLTLLGLESRLNHYPRKMSGGEQQRVGIARALANDPKVILADEPTGNLDQKLAHSVVQTLASLPKKIGTSILMVTHNPELTQYATRVVKLNDGHLEVISNG encoded by the coding sequence ATGAATAAATCGCTAGTGATGAAAAATGTATATAAAGCATATGGAGAAGATGAAAGCAGAATAGAGATATTAAAAAACGTAGATTTAAGTTTAGAGCCAGGCGAATTTGTAATGATGTTAGGTCCCTCTGGTACAGGAAAATCAACAATACTTCATCTAATAGCAGGGCTTACCCCAGTCGATAAGGGTAGTATTGAAGTCTGTGGTACCGATGTTGAAAAGTGTAACAAAAATCAAATACTAAAGCTGAGAAGAGAAAAAATAGGTTTTGTGTTTCAAGATTTTAGGTTACTACAAGGCTTAACAGCTCTCGAAAATGTAATGGTGCCTTTATATTCAATTGGTAAAAATAAAACTGAGGCCCACAACACAGCTACTAAGTTACTAACCTTATTGGGATTAGAATCAAGATTAAATCATTATCCACGTAAAATGTCTGGTGGTGAGCAACAGCGAGTCGGTATAGCGAGGGCTTTAGCAAATGATCCCAAAGTTATACTAGCAGATGAGCCTACAGGCAACCTCGATCAAAAACTAGCTCATAGTGTAGTGCAAACTCTTGCTAGTTTACCGAAAAAAATAGGCACCTCAATTTTAATGGTTACCCACAACCCCGAACTAACACAATACGCAACAAGGGTTGTAAAATTAAATGATGGTCATTTAGAGGTGATCAGCAATGGCTAG
- a CDS encoding AAA family ATPase, whose translation MLWDKIEGHQDVKNSLMHQIEAGRIGHAYLFVGTHGIGKKLVARAFASKVLCKDDLKTIQPLSCEERVQKAIHPDLRIWQTEKKSFSVKEIRSWQKDLWLPPTLASYKVTIIDEAEKLTLQAQNALLKLLEEPPSNIVFILTCCDTSNILTTIQSRCRKVRFNNLKANSFEKILCSEITDDKLLKFLFYLTKGSPGQALSLNEKLDIKQVRDQLNKICDLLNNNNIDKMFVVVADIIKKENEVEIILLMLETIWAMALRQDNRINDIIDNSAKIMKRPIWVLKQDCKHIINAQKQIQQYQNKQLVLETLLLYILEDIND comes from the coding sequence ATGTTATGGGATAAGATAGAAGGGCATCAAGATGTTAAAAATTCTCTAATGCATCAAATAGAGGCAGGTCGAATAGGCCATGCCTATCTTTTTGTTGGCACACATGGAATAGGTAAAAAGTTAGTTGCTAGGGCTTTTGCTTCAAAGGTGCTTTGTAAAGACGATTTAAAAACTATACAACCTTTAAGTTGTGAAGAAAGAGTTCAAAAAGCTATTCATCCTGACTTAAGAATTTGGCAAACAGAAAAAAAAAGCTTTAGTGTTAAAGAAATAAGAAGTTGGCAAAAAGACTTATGGTTACCCCCTACTTTAGCAAGTTATAAAGTTACAATAATAGATGAAGCAGAAAAACTTACTTTACAAGCTCAAAATGCTTTATTAAAACTGCTTGAAGAACCCCCATCTAATATTGTTTTTATTCTCACCTGCTGTGATACATCTAATATATTAACCACTATTCAATCAAGATGTAGAAAAGTAAGATTTAATAATTTAAAGGCTAATAGCTTTGAAAAAATTTTATGTTCTGAGATTACTGATGACAAGCTACTCAAGTTTTTATTTTACTTAACTAAAGGTAGCCCAGGACAAGCACTTAGTTTAAACGAAAAGCTAGATATAAAGCAAGTTAGAGATCAGCTAAATAAAATATGTGATTTGTTAAATAATAATAATATTGATAAAATGTTTGTAGTTGTAGCAGATATTATAAAAAAAGAAAACGAAGTTGAAATAATTCTTTTAATGTTAGAGACCATTTGGGCAATGGCTTTAAGGCAAGACAATAGAATTAATGATATAATAGATAATAGCGCAAAAATAATGAAAAGACCTATATGGGTTTTAAAACAAGATTGTAAACATATTATTAATGCTCAAAAACAAATTCAACAGTACCAAAACAAACAGCTTGTTTTGGAAACGTTACTGTTATATATATTGGAGGACATAAATGACTAA
- a CDS encoding type II toxin-antitoxin system RelE/ParE family toxin, translating to MLKLRFSPLASKDLNEINQYIIEDTCDERVANKTLNNILSKALLLENLPLMGNSLKAKIDMATDYRYLVAGSYLLFYKVEKEFISIYRVIHSRRDFVKVLFENDRQGSL from the coding sequence ATGCTTAAATTGCGCTTTAGCCCACTAGCTAGTAAAGATTTAAACGAGATTAATCAATATATAATAGAAGATACCTGTGATGAGCGTGTTGCTAACAAAACTCTAAATAACATCTTAAGCAAGGCCTTATTATTGGAGAACTTGCCGTTAATGGGTAATAGCTTAAAAGCCAAAATAGATATGGCGACAGATTATCGTTATTTAGTGGCAGGGTCATATTTACTGTTTTATAAAGTAGAAAAAGAGTTTATTTCTATTTATAGAGTAATTCATAGTAGAAGGGATTTTGTAAAAGTATTATTTGAGAATGATAGACAAGGCAGTTTGTAG
- a CDS encoding glutamate mutase L, giving the protein MKSFIITDIGSTTTKALWIANKNGRYRLLGRAESPTTVESPYEDVTIGVSRALKKLEKQCNQQFEDSNNIVVPTVEYYSSSSAGGGLQVLVIGLFSKVTAISAQKAALGAGAILLDVISNDDKRTLFERIEIIRQIRPDMILLTGGLDGGDTDFVVEFSDVINSANPQPRFGETLKLPVIFAGNKNAIPLIKDTLGDNFDLHITDNIRPEMDLENLQPARRELHELFLSHVMQQAPGYPKVTKAVKADIMPTPLAFGYIISELSRQKKVNILSMDIGGATTDIFSVINNNFNRTVSANYGMSYSVANVMQQCGIQNIKRWLPFEIDNVVLEDIIGQKMLYPTSLPNTVLHLMVEQAVAREAIKLSVKHHSDLIRELPQKRDRGLKKLLNQSRKKEKWHETKSLIDMSDIGLIIGSGGVLSHAPKRNQAALMLIDSCKPQGVTRLAVDSVFMMPHLGVLAQNHPEIALQVLNDDCFIPLGTVISGTGNLKKGEKAAVVSGEISGKPLKQIVNAGELKCIKLTNACNLELKIECYKGVTIGKDKKQVLNVLGDVVGLIIDMRDCCQQNLTANTNEEHVLAINAFTQAEINEARRLANEISRDY; this is encoded by the coding sequence ATGAAATCATTTATAATTACCGACATTGGCAGTACAACTACTAAAGCGTTATGGATAGCTAATAAAAATGGCAGATATAGATTGTTAGGAAGGGCAGAATCACCAACAACAGTAGAATCCCCTTACGAAGACGTAACTATTGGGGTAAGTAGAGCATTAAAAAAACTAGAGAAACAGTGTAATCAGCAATTTGAAGATAGCAACAACATAGTAGTGCCAACTGTTGAATACTATTCGTCTAGTAGCGCTGGAGGAGGATTACAAGTATTAGTCATTGGTCTATTTAGTAAAGTAACTGCTATAAGTGCTCAAAAAGCAGCCTTAGGAGCAGGGGCAATACTGCTTGATGTTATCTCTAATGATGATAAAAGAACATTGTTTGAAAGAATAGAAATAATACGTCAAATTCGTCCAGACATGATTTTATTAACTGGTGGATTAGACGGAGGCGATACCGATTTTGTAGTTGAGTTTTCAGATGTTATAAACTCTGCAAACCCACAACCACGCTTTGGGGAGACCTTAAAATTACCTGTAATATTTGCAGGTAATAAAAACGCTATCCCCCTAATTAAAGATACCTTAGGAGATAACTTCGATTTACATATAACAGATAATATCCGTCCGGAAATGGATTTAGAGAACCTCCAGCCGGCCCGTAGAGAACTGCATGAGTTGTTCTTAAGCCATGTTATGCAACAGGCACCAGGCTACCCTAAAGTAACTAAAGCTGTTAAGGCCGATATAATGCCTACTCCTTTGGCTTTTGGCTACATAATATCCGAGCTCAGTAGACAAAAAAAAGTAAATATATTATCAATGGATATAGGAGGTGCAACAACAGATATATTCTCTGTGATTAACAATAACTTTAATCGTACAGTTAGTGCTAACTATGGTATGTCATATAGTGTGGCTAATGTTATGCAGCAATGTGGTATTCAAAACATAAAAAGATGGTTACCTTTTGAAATTGATAATGTAGTGTTAGAGGATATAATTGGCCAAAAAATGCTATATCCAACTAGCCTGCCTAACACCGTATTGCATTTAATGGTTGAGCAAGCAGTTGCCCGAGAAGCAATAAAATTATCAGTAAAACATCACAGTGATTTAATTAGAGAACTACCTCAAAAAAGAGATAGAGGATTAAAAAAACTACTGAATCAATCTAGAAAAAAAGAAAAATGGCATGAAACTAAAAGCCTAATAGATATGAGCGATATAGGCTTAATTATTGGAAGTGGAGGAGTATTGTCGCATGCTCCTAAGCGTAATCAGGCAGCTCTAATGCTCATAGACTCTTGCAAACCCCAAGGGGTAACCCGTTTAGCTGTTGACAGTGTGTTTATGATGCCTCACTTAGGTGTTTTAGCTCAAAACCACCCCGAGATAGCCCTACAAGTTTTAAATGATGATTGCTTTATACCATTAGGTACGGTAATCAGTGGCACAGGTAACCTTAAAAAAGGAGAAAAAGCAGCGGTAGTTTCAGGCGAAATAAGTGGCAAACCTCTTAAACAGATTGTAAATGCAGGAGAGCTAAAGTGTATAAAATTGACTAATGCTTGTAATCTAGAGTTAAAAATTGAGTGTTATAAAGGTGTGACTATCGGGAAAGACAAAAAGCAAGTTCTTAATGTATTAGGTGATGTTGTGGGTCTTATTATAGATATGAGAGATTGCTGTCAACAAAATCTAACTGCAAATACTAATGAAGAACATGTGCTAGCGATTAATGCATTTACCCAGGCTGAAATAAATGAAGCGAGGAGGTTAGCTAATGAAATTAGTAGAGATTACTAG
- a CDS encoding arginine deiminase family protein — protein MGVFICTYRTWSSFVPIEPGKIVHYDFSLNKDTRKYLKQRAVEIIDFHPENLLAGGGSLRCLTLRLWRE, from the coding sequence TTGGGGGTCTTCATTTGTACCTATAGAACCTGGTCTTCATTTGTACCTATAGAACCTGGTAAAATAGTACATTACGATTTCTCTTTAAACAAAGATACGCGCAAATATCTTAAACAGCGAGCTGTAGAAATAATAGACTTCCACCCAGAGAATCTCTTAGCTGGTGGAGGTAGTTTAAGATGTTTAACCCTTAGGCTGTGGCGAGAGTAA
- a CDS encoding stage 0 sporulation family protein — MTKVVGVRFRPAGKIYYFDPNDIETELGTAVIVETARGLEFGEVVSTVKEVTDEEIVSPLRKVMRIATEEDCLVLKKNKEKEADATKICEEKIQNHKLDMSLVNVEYAFDGSKIIFYFTSDGRVDFRELVKDLATVFRTRIELRQIGVRDEAKMFGGIGPCGRPLCCATHLGDFAPVSIKMAKQQNLTLNPSKISGICSRLMCCLRYESEHYEAMEKIIPNIGQYVYTPDGPGKVISSSAIKENVLVELEDDNVRKEYLLKEIKKKNGNKCAHKTNCHENSTKE, encoded by the coding sequence ATGACTAAAGTTGTAGGAGTAAGATTTAGACCTGCAGGTAAAATTTATTATTTTGATCCTAATGATATAGAAACTGAATTAGGAACAGCTGTTATAGTTGAAACTGCAAGGGGTTTGGAATTCGGCGAAGTTGTTTCTACTGTTAAAGAGGTAACAGATGAAGAAATAGTTTCGCCATTACGCAAAGTAATGAGGATTGCAACTGAAGAAGATTGTTTAGTTTTAAAGAAAAATAAAGAAAAAGAAGCAGATGCAACAAAAATTTGCGAAGAGAAAATACAGAATCATAAGCTAGATATGAGTTTAGTTAATGTTGAATATGCCTTTGATGGCAGTAAAATTATTTTCTATTTTACTTCTGATGGTAGAGTAGATTTTAGAGAGTTAGTTAAAGATTTAGCAACAGTGTTTAGAACTAGAATAGAGTTAAGACAAATTGGGGTTAGAGATGAAGCCAAGATGTTTGGGGGAATTGGTCCATGTGGCAGACCTCTGTGTTGTGCTACTCATCTAGGGGATTTTGCCCCAGTATCAATTAAAATGGCAAAACAGCAAAACCTAACACTTAACCCATCAAAAATATCTGGTATTTGTAGTAGATTAATGTGTTGTTTAAGATATGAGAGTGAACACTATGAGGCCATGGAAAAAATAATACCCAATATTGGTCAGTACGTATACACTCCAGATGGGCCAGGAAAAGTTATATCTAGTAGTGCTATAAAAGAAAATGTACTTGTAGAGTTAGAAGATGATAATGTTCGTAAAGAATATTTACTTAAAGAGATAAAGAAAAAAAATGGTAATAAGTGTGCTCATAAAACAAATTGCCATGAAAATAGTACTAAAGAGTAA
- a CDS encoding sigma factor G inhibitor Gin: protein MNNINKCIVCGQHNPNGIMVREKYICPACEDKIVALTVDHPDYNIIKESLKQIWISSDTEGLDMTLDS from the coding sequence ATGAATAATATCAACAAGTGCATTGTTTGTGGACAACATAACCCAAACGGTATAATGGTACGAGAAAAATACATATGCCCAGCGTGTGAAGATAAGATTGTAGCACTTACAGTAGACCACCCAGACTATAACATCATTAAAGAAAGTCTTAAGCAAATTTGGATTAGCTCAGATACTGAGGGTTTAGATATGACTTTAGATTCATGA
- a CDS encoding type II toxin-antitoxin system prevent-host-death family antitoxin — protein MPNIMPVSDLRNYTDVLKNVDVDSPVFLTKNGRGRYVIVDIKEYEKQEAKLKLLAMLQESEESVKNGDEWLTLNQVKKDLEV, from the coding sequence ATGCCTAATATAATGCCTGTATCTGATCTTCGTAATTATACCGATGTATTAAAAAATGTAGATGTAGATTCACCTGTTTTTTTAACTAAAAATGGCAGAGGTCGTTACGTAATTGTTGATATAAAAGAATATGAAAAACAAGAGGCAAAGCTTAAGCTCTTGGCTATGCTTCAAGAGAGCGAAGAATCAGTAAAGAATGGTGATGAGTGGTTAACATTAAATCAAGTAAAAAAAGACTTAGAGGTCTAA
- a CDS encoding arginine deiminase family protein has protein sequence MKAKITGYGTEHFGKLKAVLLNRPYNALKRIRENNYSDYLWDTVPDIDKYLQEHEEYQKLLESLGIEVYLVHKLVEKNKELLNYLPNLAYMHDTAAVSSKGAIVSSMSTPARNAESIAVKEALVNLGIPIFHHFKEDEAFEGCLLISPTTMLIANTERHSSYVIKRFITKALGIFEQVIYVDIPQERRFMHPDMIFNRVTKNLALYFPPAYKNVLLYTKNGHKTIDFKTHMEKNQVELIAMNTREQLYWGSSFVPIEPGLHLYL, from the coding sequence ATGAAAGCAAAAATCACAGGATATGGCACAGAACATTTTGGGAAGCTTAAAGCTGTTTTGTTAAATAGACCGTATAATGCCTTAAAACGGATAAGAGAAAACAATTATAGCGATTATTTATGGGATACAGTTCCCGATATAGATAAATACCTACAAGAACATGAAGAGTATCAAAAACTACTAGAATCTTTAGGTATAGAAGTATATTTAGTACATAAACTTGTTGAAAAAAATAAAGAACTCTTAAACTATCTCCCAAACTTAGCTTATATGCACGATACAGCTGCTGTGAGTAGTAAAGGTGCTATCGTTTCTAGTATGTCTACCCCAGCCCGTAATGCCGAGAGCATTGCTGTTAAAGAAGCCTTAGTTAATTTAGGAATACCAATTTTTCATCATTTTAAAGAAGATGAGGCTTTTGAAGGCTGTTTATTGATTTCTCCAACTACCATGTTAATAGCCAATACAGAGAGACATTCCTCTTACGTAATAAAGCGGTTTATAACTAAAGCGTTAGGCATCTTTGAGCAAGTAATCTATGTAGATATACCACAAGAGCGTCGCTTTATGCATCCAGATATGATATTTAACCGTGTCACCAAAAACTTAGCACTGTACTTTCCACCTGCTTATAAAAACGTATTGTTATACACAAAGAATGGACATAAAACAATAGATTTTAAAACCCATATGGAAAAAAATCAAGTTGAATTAATAGCAATGAATACTCGGGAGCAATTGTATTGGGGGTCTTCATTTGTACCTATAGAACCTGGTCTTCATTTGTACCTATAG